A window of the Cynocephalus volans isolate mCynVol1 chromosome 10, mCynVol1.pri, whole genome shotgun sequence genome harbors these coding sequences:
- the S1PR2 gene encoding sphingosine 1-phosphate receptor 2, whose translation MGNLYSEYLNASKVREHYNYTKETLDTQETSSRQVASAFIIIICCTIVVENLLVLIAVARNSKFHSAMYLFLGNLAASDLLAGVAFVANTLLSGPVTLGLTPVQWFAREGSAFITLSASVFSLLAIAIERHVAIAKVKLYGSDKSCRMLLLIGASWLISLVLGGLPILGWNCLGHLEACSTALPLYAKHYVLCVVTIFSVILLAIVALYVRIYCVVRSSHADVAGPQTLALLKTVTIVLGVFIVCWLPAFSILLLDYACPIRSCPVLYKAHYFFAFATLNSLLNPVIYTWRSRDLRREVLRPLQCWRRAAGVQGRRGGTPGHHLLPLRSSSSLERGLHMPTSPTFLEGNTVV comes from the coding sequence ATGGGCAACCTGTACTCAGAGTACCTGAATGCCAGCAAGGTCCGGGAACACTACAATTACACCAAGGAGACGCTGGACACGCAGGAGACGTCCTCCCGCCAGGTGGCCTCggccttcatcatcatcatctgctGCACCATTGTGGTGGAAAACCTGCTGGTGCTCATCGCGGTGGCCCGCAACAGCAAATTCCACTCGGCCATGTACCTGTTCCTGGGCAACCTGGCCGCCTCGGATCTACTAGCAGGCGTGGCCTTTGTAGCCAATACCTTGCTCTCGGGCCCTGTCACGCTGGGGCTGACACCTGTGCAGTGGTTCGCCCGTGAGGGCTCTGCCTTTATCACgctctctgcctccgtcttcagcCTCCTGGCTATCGCCATTGAGCGACACGTGGCCATTGCCAAGGTCAAGCTCTACGGCAGTGACAAGAGCTGCCGCATGCTGCTGCTCATTGGGGCTTCATGGCTCATCTCGCTGGTTCTCGGTGGCCTGCCCATCCTTGGTTGGAACTGCCTGGGCCACCTCGAGGCCTGCTCCACCGCTCTGCCCCTCTATGCCAAGCACTATGTGCTCTGCGTAGTGACCATCTTCTCTGTCATCTTGTTGGCCATCGTAGCTCTGTATGTCCGCATTTACTGCGTGGTCCGCTCAAGCCATGCCGATGTGGCCGGCCCACAGACGCTGGCTCTGCTCAAGACAGTCACCATCGTGTTGGGTGTCTTCATTGTCTGCTGGCTGCCCGCCTTTAGCATCCTCCTCCTGGACTATGCCTGTCCCATCCGGTCCTGCCCTGTCCTCTACAAAGCCCATTATTTCTTTGCCTTTGCCACCCTCAACTCGCTGCTCAACCCTGTCATCTACACTTGGCGCAGCCGGGACCTGCGACGGGAGGTGCTACGGCCCCTGCAGTGCTGGCGGCGGGCGGCAGGGGTGCAAGGACGGCGGGGTGGGACCCCAGGCCACCACCTCCTGCCCCTCCGCAGCTCCAGCTCGCTGGAGAGGGGCTTGCACATGCCCACATCGCCTACGTTTCTGGAGGGCAACACAGTGGTCTGA